CCCCATCATTTCAACATTAAAGGCTGGATTCTGTAATTCTTCTTTAATGATTTCTAAAGCCTTTTTCAGAAGCTTTTCGTTAGGTGTGATATTCTCATTATTTTCTGTCAGGATTTCAAATATCTTCTGCTGGATTTTATACTCTTTTACAGGTTCGCTATTTTGATTGATCAGCCTATTAATCTTTTTGCTAATAAATGATAAACTTGCCGGCAGTTTAATATGAGTATCAATACCCAATTCTAACAATTGTTCATCCTGTTCGTAGTTAATATTCTCAGAGATATAAATAAGCGGCATTTTTTCAACGCTTACCTCTTTATTTTGTTTTAGAAAATTAGTAAGCTCTCTAGAGAATTCTGCCTGATAAAAAACTAATGCGGCAATTTCAGCCTGTTTAATAATAGCATTTAAATTTGAAACGGAACTCTCAAAAATCACATTATACTTGTCGCTTTCCAAAATCTGATTGGCTGCAGGAGTATTGTACGGATCACCAAAAACCAAAAGACATTTTTTATCTGGAGAAAACTGATCTTGATGATTGAAGTTTTTCCAGGAGATTGTTTCTTTTAAATTAACTTTAGAATCGACAACTTCGATAGGAATACGTAATCTGGCTTGAAACAGTTCTTCAGACGAAGAAATAATTTCTCCATTCATATCTTGAAGCAAAACTTCTAAAGCTTTAAAATATGGGCTATAATGCGATATATTGTACCAGTTATTTTTTAGAATAACACTATCTGAAATCGTTTTTATTTCTATAAAATCATTTTGATAAGCAATGGTAATTTTTAAAGTACTATCCTTATCTGAATACTTGCTTAAATCATTAAAAAAATACTGCATCGAAAGTTTTAAGCGTAAAACGTCCACAGCGGCAAAACAATCGGTATTATCTATTTCGCAATTAAAGTTTACTTCATTAAGCTGCGAATCTTTTTTTAGTTTTTCGACATTATTTTTTAGAACAGGGAATAAATTCACTGCCGTTTTTTTAACAGGCCCTAAATCTTTCACATGTTCCAGATAATTCCATTCCGAAATAAGATTAACCAATTTCCCTGATTCGAATAATAAAGCGCGTTGTGTTTCGGTATCTTTTTTTAAGGAGCTGGAAGTTTTAATTATTTTTGAAATTGGTTCCTGAAATTCAGCCAGCATAAATGTTTTGAACTTTTCAATTTCGAAATTTTCATTTTTTAAATTGCTGTGAAGAATTAGAAGTTTTTCTTTTTGCTCTTCAATTTTTTTATTTTTTTGATCGAGCTCTGCATTAATTTCTTCCAGATTTTTTTTCTGATTCTCGATAACAGCTGTTCTTGCTTTTACCAACTCTTCCATGTATTGTTGCTGTGCCACCGCAGTTTTATTTTTGATATAAATCACCACCAGACAACCCAGCAATATAAGGGTCGATAATAAAATATAAAATAAAATCGATTCATAAAAAGCTTCAGTAATATGAAGTGTAAAAAAAGCAGGTTCGGGAATACCGTCTATTCCTTCCTTTATCACAAAACTGTAATCTCCAGAAGACAAACCAGCATACTCAATTTTATTATCGGCAGGCAATAAAATCCAATTTTCATCTTTTCCCTCCAGTTTGTAATAAATATTAGCTCTTTTATTATGAGGAAATAAAATGGGAATAACTTCTATTTTTAATTCGTTGTCACTAAAACCTTTTTCAATCGCGGACAAATAATTTTCATTTCCATCTATTTTCAATTTAATTTTTGCTTTTGCATTATTACCTTGAATGGTATTGGGATTAAAATAATTGAGTCCGCCTACACCGCCAAAGAATAAATTCCCTTTTGAATCTTGATAATATGCGCCTTCTGAAAACTCTGTAGCCTGCCAGCCATAATTAGGATTATATGAAGTAACCGAATAATTTTTCTTGTCAATAGAAGCAATTCCTTTTGTGGTGCTCAACCATACTTTATCTCCATTATCGATCAGTCCGTAAACCATATGACTTGGCAGACCTTCAGCTTCTGTAATGTTTTTGACAACACCTTTTCTTTTATTAAAAATAGTTACGCCACCCAAAGAAGCAATCCAGTAATTATCTGATTCATTATCCACAAAAACAGAATAAATACTGTTTCCTAAAATTCCTTCTTTGGTCGTTATTTTTTGTAATGTGCCATTTGTTAAATTAAAAATAACTACACCGCTATTTTCGGTTGCCAATATCAAATTCTGATTGCTTTTTTTGACACACCTAATATGATATTTACTGAGCAGTTCTTGTCCTTTAAACTTTTCAAACTTTCCTGTTGCCAAATTGAACTTAGCCAAACCTCCCCAGCATCCCATCCAAAGCTGTTTGTTTTGATCTTCAAAAATAGAATAACATCTGCCAATAGACATTCCTGCAATACTATTCTTCTCAAAACTTGTGATATTATGATCCGAAATACGCAGAATTCCCTCATAAGTACCTGCCCAAACCGATCCATCGCTGGAAGTAAATAATGTTCGTATTCTTTCCCAATCTGGACTTGACGCTGCTTTATTACTATTAAACTTCTGAAAAGAATTGCTTGATTCATTGTAATAATAAAGTCCTCTTGTATAATAACCTAACCAAATTTTTCCTTTGCTGTCTTTGGTAACTGCTCTGATGGTTTCATTTGGAAGATTGGGTTCTTTAACTGGATGTGGCATCACCGAATTTATCTTTTCAGAACCACTGTATGCCATACTCAATCCTCCATCTTTCTGTCCTAACCAGATATTTCCAAAATTATCCTCATGAATGGTTTCTATTTCATTATTTTTAAAGGAATAAGGCGAATATAAATCGGATGTGAAGTGCTGTATATTATTTTCGTCTAATTCATTAGTAATAATATACAATCCGTTTTCACGCGTCGCAAACCAGATATTTCCAGCTTTGTCTTTTAGGATATCATTTATAATAAGGTTTGGATACTTTTTAAGCAGAATACTTTTCAGGTTTGGATAATCTGAATTTTTAATAGTATTACGGGCAATTTCTACAAAAGATTTATTCTTGAGTTCGTAATATTTTTTCCCTGTTTCTACAACAATATTTCCTTTTTGAGATAAATAAATATCTGTTGGAAGACTTTTGAATTTAAATTCCTGAAACTCATTGTTGCCAATATATCGGTTAACATGTCCTTCTTTAGTAATCAGCCAAATTTGTCCTTCTGAATCTTTTTCTAATTTAGTAATATAGTTACTTGATATTGTTTTAGGATCAGTGCTATTGTTTTTGAAAATTTTGAAATTATAACCATCAAAATAATTTAAACCGTCCCAAGTTGCAATCCACAATCCTCCATCTTTACTGCTTTCTATATCTACTACAGAATTATTAGACAACCCTTGATTGGTGGTAAAATTCTCAAATTTTATCTGCTGTCCAAATGAATATATTGTGAAAAAGTAAAGAAATAGTAATATCCTAGTCATCGTTTGTATTTTAACTGACAAGGATACAATCGGAAGTTTATTTAATCATAAACTGTATGTTAAGTTAAAAACGAAAACTAATTAAAGCCCACTAATTATCAGGAACTGTAAGTTTTTTACAGCAGAGTTAAAATAAAGAACTGAATCAATAATTCTTAAGCCTTAAAAGTTTCAGGAAATTGATACGATTTAAAAAACTCATAGGCTCTTTTTTCTGCATAAGAATAAGTTGAATTACGTAACGGAAAAGCGCAATGTCCGCCATATTTTGGAGTTTCAAGAAATACATATTCACTATCTTGCGCAATCGCTCTTGGATAGCATCTCTCCCCTAAAAAAGGATCATCAAGCGAATTTATAATTAAAACGGGAGTCGTAATATTTTTAAGCGAAAATTCTGGAGAAACTTTGTGATAATAGTCTTCTCTGCTTGCAAAACCATGAAGCGGTGCTGTAAAATATTGATCGACTTCATCAAAAGAAGAAATTTTATCAATCTGGTCACGATTTATAAAATCAGGAAACTGAACGGCTTTGTATTTCAGCTTTTTCTTAATATCGATGGTAAAATTCTTTAAATAGACTTTATTAAAACCTTGTTTCAAAACCGCAGCGCTTGTAGCAATATGAGTGGGCACCGAAATCGAAACCGCTGCTTTTATACGCGCATCAATTTTTGTCCAGCCCAAATAATTCAAAAGCTGTACACCGCCCATTGAATAACCAATCAAATAAATTTCTTCGAATCCTTTTTGCAAAGTAAACTGTACTACTTCATTAAGATCATCCACCGCACCATGATGATAAAGTCTTGGAAGTCGGTTCATCTCGCCGCCACAGGTTCTATTATTCCAAGCAAAAACAGAAAAACCTTGATCCAGAAAATAAGATGCACAGCTATTATTATAGGTTCTACGAGAATCTCCTTCTAAGCCATGACATAAAATAACGGCCTTCTTCGAATTGTTTAGAACAAAGTCAATATTGATAAAATCTCCGTCATTTAACTCCAGTTTGTGTCTTGTATAATCCGGAGCATCGAACTTTTTAATCAAAGCGGCATAAATGGTGGAAATATGCCTATTGCGATGAATAATCGAAGGAAAATTATATTCTGATTGTTCAATTATCGGCATAATAAAAAGTTTTTTATGGTGCGTACTACAAAGCTAAGAAATCAATTAATATGAAAGTAAAATCTGTCCTTTTTATTTTCTAAATAATTAGTAAAAAAGAAGTTTGGATATAAAAACTGCAGAGATTCATCTAATTTTATTAGAATATTCTTTATATCCATAACAAAATCCTGATTTCGAGTTCAACTCAAAATCAGGATTTTTACTATTTGCTCCTATTTTTATAATTACTTTACAACAGTTGCTTCCAATTCCACTTTCAAAGTCTCAAAAAGGCTTTTTACTTCCAAAACAGTACTGGATTGTTTAATCTCATTTTCATGGATCCAATTCTGAAAAACATCAAAATTTTCAAATAACGAAGCACTGTCTGTGGTGTAAATATTTAATCGGACGATATTCTTTAATTGATAATTCGCATCAGAAATCACTTTTTCTAGATTATCTAATGTTTGTAGAAGCTGACTTCTCATATCGGCATTACTAGAAATTCCATTGTCGTCTATTGCCGTTTGTCCAGAAACATATAGCGTACCTTGAACATTTGTAACTTCTACTGCCTGGGCATAATTTCTAGCATACTGCCATTTCCAAGGATTTATTACTCGTTTTTCCATCTTTAAATTTTTAAAATTAACAGATGCAAAAATCAGCAGACTAAATTTTTTAAAGGCGTGACAAATATCACTATTTACAAGCCTTACATAAAAAGGCGGCTCAATGTCTCGCGCGAAACTCCTAAATAAGAAGCTAAAGAAGTTTTAGGAACACGTTGTAAAAGAGAGGAATTTTTAAGAAGCAACTGTTCGTATCTTTCTCTTGCGTTTGAAGTCAAAAAAGATAATATTCGTGTTTGAGAACCAATATGCCCAGCTATTGATTTTCTAAGAAAAAAACGTTCCATTTTCTGCAAGTCATTACAAAGCTTTTCGAAGTTTTCAAATGAAAGACTGTACACAATTGTATCCTCAATACACTCTAATGACAATGTGGCTTTCGTTTGTGTATAAAAAGCCTGAAAATCGGTTTCCCACCAATCTTCCATGGCAAATGAAACAATGTGTTTTTTAGCATCTTGATCTTCATAAACCAACTTTACAAGTCCCGCTAATAAAAAATATACATTGCGAACTTCATTTCCTTCTTCAATAATAAATTGACCTTTCTTAAATGTTTCCAGTTTAAAATGAGAAACAATGAATGAAGCTTCTTCATCTGTCAAAAGGACAACTTTTTCTATATGGTTTCTTAAAAATTGTTCAGGATTATTCATAAAAAGGTTTTCAAAATAAATAACAAAAATACAGCTTCAAAAAACAAAAAATCCAAATCCCAAGAAATTTGGAATTTGGATTTTTAATATTCGAATTTATATTGTTTAGTCTAAAACAAAACTTACGCTGACATTTGCTGTAATTTCGATTTCTCCAATAGCTAAAGTTTCATTTGAAGCTCCCATTGAATCTGCTTCTTTCATTCTCATCGCAGCATACATTGGCTGTGGATGATAAACTTGTGAATTGTCTGAAATTGTAAACGCTTTACCTACTTTCTGTCCTAAAACAGATACGTATTCTTCTGCCTTTACTTTAGCATCTTTCATCGCTAATTTTCTAGCTTCCGATTGATATTGTGCTAATTTAGAAGATTCAAAAGAAACTCTATCAATACGATTAATTCCTTGCTGTACCAAACCTTCCATTAATTCATCATATTTAGACAAATCTTTTACTACAATTTCTACCGTTTGTGTAGCGTTGTAAGAAGTTTTCTTTTTCTCATAATCGTATTGCGGATTTAGAGAAACTTGTTTTGTTTTGAAATCTGCTGTTGGAACATTCATTTTTTTGATGAATTTTAAAACAGCGTCCATCTTTTCGTCATTCTGTTTTTTAACGTCTTTAGCATTATTCCCTTTTGTTTCAACCGTAGCTGAAATACAAACCTGATCAGGTGCTACTTTTACTTTTCCTTCCCCATTTACATTGATTAGAGGTATTTGTTTGATTTCCTGGCCGTAAGACATAGTCATAAACATGATTGTTAAAAATAATACTAGTTTTTTCATTTTTGTTAAATTTTAATATTTACTAAAGGCTTTTCAAAAGTTATGCCAGCATTATAATTTTCCCAATTTTGCCATTCCAAAAAGAATCACAATTGGAATAGCCAACAGAATTACCATCATAGTTTGATCGGCAAATAAAGAAGGTTCTTTTATCAAAGTGATCACATAACCGCCTATAGCACCACCAAAGTGAGCTGTATGGCCAATATTGTCGTTTTTAGCTTTCATTCCATAAATCGAATACAATAAATATAAAATTCCGAAAATATAGGCCGGCATCGGAATAACAAAAAATATTCCCAGCATCATATCAGGTCTTAATAATATCGCAGAATACAAAACTCCCGTTACAGCTCCGGAAGCTCCAACAGCACGGTAGCTATAATCATTTTTATGAAAAAGCATCGTCAGAAGGCTTCCGAAAATCAAACTTCCAAAATAAATAAGGACAAAAGAAAAATTTCCGAGTAAATCTAACACAACAGGCGCAAAAAAGTAAAGTGTCAGCATATTGAAAATTAAATGCATCATGTCTACATGCAAAAAACCAGAAGACAGCATCCTAAATTGTTCTCCAGAACGAATACTTCCTACATGAAATTCATACTTTCTAAAAAAATAAAGATCATTAAAACCTTTGTAACTAATAAGTGCGTTAGCAACTATAATCCCTACTACAATGATATTCATAAATACTAATTATTGTGAATTGTAAATATAATCATTCTTAAAGATAAGTTAGCAAGAATGCAAAATATCGACCGATAATGATTTTTAATTTATCTTTGTAAAAAAATTTTACATGCAGTTTCTTGTTTATATTTTGGCCTACCCTTTACTTTGGCTAATCTCTATATTACCTTTTCCTATATTTTACTTATTCTCAGATTTTGTTTATTTTCTGATTTACAGAGTTATTGGATATCGTAAAAAAGTGGTCCGTGAAAATCTGGCACTTACTTTACCACATTTAAGTGATGCTGAAAGGAAAGACATCGAAAAAAAATTCTACAAACATATGTGCGATATGTTTTTGGAAATGGTCAAAACGATGAGTATGTCTCCTGAAGAAATGGAAAGAAGATTTCATGTAACCAATATCGATTTGGTCTTGGATTATGCTAAAAAAGGAAAAAGCGTCATTCTTGTAGCTTCACATTATGCAAGTTATGAATGGCTTTTAACGATAAATCCTAAACTTGGATTTCAAGGTGTTGCTGTTTATAAAAAACTAGCCAATCCCTATTTTGATAAATTAGTTCGAAAAATCCGTTCAAAATATAATACTGAAATGATCGAAACCAGAAAAGCAATTCCAACCATGGCTCAAAACCAGCGTAATGGAGTTTTAAGCATGTATGGTCTGGCAAGCGATCAATCGCCTAAACTGGATAGAATTTTTCATTCGATGAAATTTATGGGAGTTGAAGTTCCTGTTCATACTGGAGCCGAAATGCTGGCTAAAAAATACGATCTGGCCGTAATTATGGTAAAAGTCGAAAAAGTTAAGAGAGGATTTTACGAAGCTACCTTTTTATCTCTTGCAGACAATCCAAAAGATTTTGAAGACTTCGAGATTACAGAAATGTATTTAAAAGAAGTTGAAAAACAAATTCTCGCAAAACCGGAGTTCTATTTATGGACGCACAAAAGATGGAAACATAAAATTAATTAATGATTAAAAAAGTCCGAAAAACAAATGTTGTTTTTCGGACTTTTCTTTTAAAATGCGAAACCTGTAAATGCTCGGATCACATTTTTTTCCACCACAATGAAACATTTTACTACCAATGAAACATTCCTACGGAATGACATCATGATGTGAAAATTGAAAAAACTTTTTTTATTGAAAGCAAAAAAGCCTCTTTTGTTGCAAATAGAGGCTTTTTTATGATTTAAAACTAAAATCTTAGATTCCAGCAATAACTTTAATTTCGTCAATAATACGAAGTGCCAATTTATCTGCAGCTTCCTGCGAAGGTGCTTCGGTATAAATACGAATAATTGGTTCTGTGTTTGATTTTCTTAAATGAACCCATTCTGTAGCAAAATCAATTTTTACACCGTCAATTGTCGAGATATCTTCGTTTTTATATTTCTCTGTCATTTGAGTTAAAATCGCATCGACATCAATCTGCGGTGTCAATTCAATTTTATTTTTACTCATATAATATTCCGGATAAGAAGCTCTCAAAGCTGCAACCGACATTTTTTTGTTTGCTAAATGTGTTAAGAATAAAGCAACTCCAACCAAACTATCGCGTCCGTAATGTAATTCAGGATAGATAATTCCACCGTTTCCTTCACCACCAATTACAGCATTGTTTTTCTTCATTAATTCTACCACATTTACCTCTCCTACTGCACTTGCTTCGTAGTTTCCGTTGTGGGCTTTTGTAACGTCTCTTAATGCACGAGAAGAAGACATATTAGAAACTGTATTTCCAGGAGTTTTACTTAAAACATAATCTGCTACAGCAACTAGTGTATATTCTTCACCAAACATTTCTCCGTCTTCGCTGATGAACGCCAAACGATCTACGTCTGGATCTACCACGATTCCGAAATCCGCTTTTTCTTTTACAACTAATTCTGAAATATCCGTTAAATGCTCTTTTAAAGGTTCTGGATTATGAGGGAAATGTCCGTTTGGTTCGCAGTATAATTCTACTACTTCCACTCCCATTTGTTTCAGAAGTTTTGGAATAATAATTCCTCCCGAAGAATTTACACCGTCAACAACCACTTTAAATTTAGCTTCTTTAACAACTTCTATATCAACCAAAGGCAAATTTAAAACCTCGTCGATATGAATATCCATATAAGCATCATTCAAAATGATTTCGCCTAAACTATCAACGTCAGAAAAATCGAAAGCTTCTGCTTCAGCAATTTCTAAAATTTTAGCACCATCAGCGCCGCTTAAGAATTCTCCTTTAGCATTTAATAATTTTAAGGCATTCCATTGTTTTGGATTGTGAGAAGCTGTTAAGATAATTCCTCCGTCTGCTTTTTCTAATGGAACAGCTACTTCAACCGTTGGTGTTGTAGAAAGTCCAAGATCAATCACATTGATTCCTAAACCAATTAAAGTATTTACAACTAAATTGTGGATCATTGGCCCAGAAATTCTGGCATCACGACCAATTACCACGGTTAATTTATCTTTAGCAATGTTATTTTTTAAGAAAGTTCCGTATGCCGACGCAAACTTCACTGCATCAACAGGAGTCAAATTATCTCCTACTTTTCCTCCGATCGTCCCACGGATTCCAGAAATAGATTTTATTAGAGTCATTTTTGTGAGTTAGGGTTATTTTTTTACAAATATAAAAAAGTTACCGAGTTACTAAGGCGCTAAGTTTCTAAGATTTCAATTTTAACTTATAAGAAAGCACTTTCATTGCGTATTTTTATAACAAAATGATTTAAAAAAGTTTTTATACATTTACTAAAACAACTCGGAAACTTAGCCACTAAGATTCTCAGCAATTATAGAAAAAATGAATTTCTTAGCCCATATATATCTTTCTGGAGAAAATGATTTGATTAAAATAGGGAATTTTATGGCCGATGGAATTCGCGGCAAACAATTTGAACATTTTCCCGAAGATGTTCAAAGAGGAATTTTACTGCATCGTTTCATTGACACTTATACCGATTCTCACGATATTTTCAGAAAAAGCACCAAACGATTACACGATAGATATCATCATTATTCTGGCGTTATTGTAGATATTGTTTACGATCATTTTCTGGCAAAAAACTGGACAAAATATTCAGACGAAAAACTAGAAACTTTTATCAATAGATTCTACAATTCATTACACGATAATTATGATATTTTAACAGAAAAAACACAGGGTTTAATGCCATACATGATCGAAAGAAACTGGCTTTTAAGTTATCGCACCACCGAAGGAATCCACCAGATTCTGACACAAATGGACCGCAGATCTAAAAACATTTCTAAAATGCAATATGCGGTAGAAGAATTAAATGAATTTTATGATGATTTTGAAGAAGAATTCACTTCTTTTTTTGAAGAAATAAAAGTACAAGCCAAAGCAAAATTGATTACGCTTTAACAGCTTTAGTTTTCATTACAAATCACATTACACATGAAAAAAATTACGCTTTTAATAGCTCTCATTTATATTAATACTAACGCGCAGCAAGCAAATCCAACAGGATTAGTTGTAACCAAAGCAATGGTCGTTTCGGCTCGTGAAGAGGCTTCTAAAATTGGTTCAGACATTATGAAACGAGGCGGCAATGCATTTGATGCTATGGTTGGAACCGAATTGGCATTGGCAGTCGCTTTTCCTTTTGCGGGAAATATTGGCGGCGGCGGTTTTATGGTATATAGAAAAGCAAATGGCGAAGTAGGTTCTTTAGATTATCGTGAAAAAGCACCATTGGCCGCTACAAAAGATATGTTTCTAGACAGCGATGGAAATGTCATTAAAGGCAAAAGTACCGAGACAGCTCTAGCAATTGGCGTTCCGGGAACTATCGCTGGAGTTTTTGCCGTTCATAAAAAATACGGCACCATGCCTATTGCTAAAATTTTAGAACCTGTAATTGCTTTGGCTGAAAGAGGTGTTATAGTTACCAAAAAACAAGAAAAAAGTTTAAACGATTATCATGATAAAATTGTTAAGATAAACGGAGAGAATTCTCTTTTATCTGGAACTTTCAAAGAGAATGATACGATCAAATATCCAGCGCTGGCAAAGACTTTAAAAAGAATTCAGAAAAAAGGAAGAAATGAATTCTATAAAGGTGAGACAGCTAAAATTTTAGTTGATTATCTGAAGAAAAAAGGTGGCATCATTACAATGGAAGATTTGGCAAAATATGAAGCCAAATGGAGAAAACCGCTTCAGTTTACATACAAAGATTTAAAAATCACTTCGATGTCTCCACCAAGCAGCGGCGGCATCTGTTTGGCGCAGATTTTAAAAATGCTGGAACCGTATGATTTATCCAAAATGGGACATAATTCTCCTGATGCCATTCAAGTTATTGTAGAAGCTGAAAGAAGAGCTTATGCTGATAGAAGCTACTTTTTAGGAGATCCGGATTTTGTCAAAATTCCAGTAAAAGAATTATTAGATCAAAATTACTTACGTGATCGAATGGCAAGTTTTAATCCAGAAAAAGCCACTTTGTCTTCTGAAATAAAAGAAGGAAAAGTCAATTATGCTGAAAGCACCGAAACGACTCATTATTCTATTGTAGATCAATTTGGAAATGCAATTGCAGCAACCACAACTTTAAATGATGGATACGGTTCTAAATATTACTGCGATGAATTAGGTTTCTTTTTGAATAATGAAATGGATGATTTTAGTGCTAAACCAGGTTCGCCAAATATGTTTGGTTTGGTTGGAAATGAAGCCAACAGTATTGCACCGCAAAAGCGTATGTTGAGTTCGATGACACCAACAATTGTGGAGAAAAACGGAAAATTGTTTATGGTTGTGGGAACTCCGGGCGGTTCTACTATTATCACCTCAGTTTTGCAAACTATTTTAAATGTATACGAATACAATCTGAGCATGCAGGAAGCAGTAAATGCACCACGTTTTCATCATCAGTGGCTTCCTGATTTGATTACTTTTGAACCAAATGCTTTTGAGACAAAAACAATAGACAAACTAAAAGCTAAAAATTACTTAATCAATGAAAAACCAACTCCAATCATCGGAAAAGTGGATGCCATTTTAATCTTGCCTGACAGTAAATTAGAAGGCGGAGCTGACTTTAGAGGAGATGATAAAGCAGTTGGCTTTTAATACTTATTCGTTTTTATTTTTTTAATCTAACATTATAAACTAATTTTGTAAGAACGAATAATTTTAAAAAGAATGCTCAAAAAATATTTCAGAAGACTCGAAAGCATCATTGCTTTGGCACAATCCTTAATGACTCCAAAGCAGTTTCTTTTTTTGTCAAGCGTTCTTATTGGGATTTCGTGCTCTCTTGCTGTTATCGTACTAAAAACTTTCGCAC
This portion of the Flavobacterium panacagri genome encodes:
- a CDS encoding rhomboid family intramembrane serine protease, which produces MNIIVVGIIVANALISYKGFNDLYFFRKYEFHVGSIRSGEQFRMLSSGFLHVDMMHLIFNMLTLYFFAPVVLDLLGNFSFVLIYFGSLIFGSLLTMLFHKNDYSYRAVGASGAVTGVLYSAILLRPDMMLGIFFVIPMPAYIFGILYLLYSIYGMKAKNDNIGHTAHFGGAIGGYVITLIKEPSLFADQTMMVILLAIPIVILFGMAKLGKL
- a CDS encoding AraC family transcriptional regulator; the protein is MTRILLFLYFFTIYSFGQQIKFENFTTNQGLSNNSVVDIESSKDGGLWIATWDGLNYFDGYNFKIFKNNSTDPKTISSNYITKLEKDSEGQIWLITKEGHVNRYIGNNEFQEFKFKSLPTDIYLSQKGNIVVETGKKYYELKNKSFVEIARNTIKNSDYPNLKSILLKKYPNLIINDILKDKAGNIWFATRENGLYIITNELDENNIQHFTSDLYSPYSFKNNEIETIHEDNFGNIWLGQKDGGLSMAYSGSEKINSVMPHPVKEPNLPNETIRAVTKDSKGKIWLGYYTRGLYYYNESSNSFQKFNSNKAASSPDWERIRTLFTSSDGSVWAGTYEGILRISDHNITSFEKNSIAGMSIGRCYSIFEDQNKQLWMGCWGGLAKFNLATGKFEKFKGQELLSKYHIRCVKKSNQNLILATENSGVVIFNLTNGTLQKITTKEGILGNSIYSVFVDNESDNYWIASLGGVTIFNKRKGVVKNITEAEGLPSHMVYGLIDNGDKVWLSTTKGIASIDKKNYSVTSYNPNYGWQATEFSEGAYYQDSKGNLFFGGVGGLNYFNPNTIQGNNAKAKIKLKIDGNENYLSAIEKGFSDNELKIEVIPILFPHNKRANIYYKLEGKDENWILLPADNKIEYAGLSSGDYSFVIKEGIDGIPEPAFFTLHITEAFYESILFYILLSTLILLGCLVVIYIKNKTAVAQQQYMEELVKARTAVIENQKKNLEEINAELDQKNKKIEEQKEKLLILHSNLKNENFEIEKFKTFMLAEFQEPISKIIKTSSSLKKDTETQRALLFESGKLVNLISEWNYLEHVKDLGPVKKTAVNLFPVLKNNVEKLKKDSQLNEVNFNCEIDNTDCFAAVDVLRLKLSMQYFFNDLSKYSDKDSTLKITIAYQNDFIEIKTISDSVILKNNWYNISHYSPYFKALEVLLQDMNGEIISSSEELFQARLRIPIEVVDSKVNLKETISWKNFNHQDQFSPDKKCLLVFGDPYNTPAANQILESDKYNVIFESSVSNLNAIIKQAEIAALVFYQAEFSRELTNFLKQNKEVSVEKMPLIYISENINYEQDEQLLELGIDTHIKLPASLSFISKKINRLINQNSEPVKEYKIQQKIFEILTENNENITPNEKLLKKALEIIKEELQNPAFNVEMMGEQLGISRVKCYRLFKEILNQSPSDILMSLRLQKAELLLKTKKLNISEISFECGYNDPKYFGRSFKKYFGKSPKEYKEYSL
- a CDS encoding SIMPL domain-containing protein; the protein is MKKLVLFLTIMFMTMSYGQEIKQIPLINVNGEGKVKVAPDQVCISATVETKGNNAKDVKKQNDEKMDAVLKFIKKMNVPTADFKTKQVSLNPQYDYEKKKTSYNATQTVEIVVKDLSKYDELMEGLVQQGINRIDRVSFESSKLAQYQSEARKLAMKDAKVKAEEYVSVLGQKVGKAFTISDNSQVYHPQPMYAAMRMKEADSMGASNETLAIGEIEITANVSVSFVLD
- a CDS encoding Crp/Fnr family transcriptional regulator; the protein is MNNPEQFLRNHIEKVVLLTDEEASFIVSHFKLETFKKGQFIIEEGNEVRNVYFLLAGLVKLVYEDQDAKKHIVSFAMEDWWETDFQAFYTQTKATLSLECIEDTIVYSLSFENFEKLCNDLQKMERFFLRKSIAGHIGSQTRILSFLTSNARERYEQLLLKNSSLLQRVPKTSLASYLGVSRETLSRLFM
- a CDS encoding RidA family protein translates to MEKRVINPWKWQYARNYAQAVEVTNVQGTLYVSGQTAIDDNGISSNADMRSQLLQTLDNLEKVISDANYQLKNIVRLNIYTTDSASLFENFDVFQNWIHENEIKQSSTVLEVKSLFETLKVELEATVVK
- a CDS encoding YheT family hydrolase, which gives rise to MPIIEQSEYNFPSIIHRNRHISTIYAALIKKFDAPDYTRHKLELNDGDFINIDFVLNNSKKAVILCHGLEGDSRRTYNNSCASYFLDQGFSVFAWNNRTCGGEMNRLPRLYHHGAVDDLNEVVQFTLQKGFEEIYLIGYSMGGVQLLNYLGWTKIDARIKAAVSISVPTHIATSAAVLKQGFNKVYLKNFTIDIKKKLKYKAVQFPDFINRDQIDKISSFDEVDQYFTAPLHGFASREDYYHKVSPEFSLKNITTPVLIINSLDDPFLGERCYPRAIAQDSEYVFLETPKYGGHCAFPLRNSTYSYAEKRAYEFFKSYQFPETFKA
- a CDS encoding lysophospholipid acyltransferase family protein, with protein sequence MQFLVYILAYPLLWLISILPFPIFYLFSDFVYFLIYRVIGYRKKVVRENLALTLPHLSDAERKDIEKKFYKHMCDMFLEMVKTMSMSPEEMERRFHVTNIDLVLDYAKKGKSVILVASHYASYEWLLTINPKLGFQGVAVYKKLANPYFDKLVRKIRSKYNTEMIETRKAIPTMAQNQRNGVLSMYGLASDQSPKLDRIFHSMKFMGVEVPVHTGAEMLAKKYDLAVIMVKVEKVKRGFYEATFLSLADNPKDFEDFEITEMYLKEVEKQILAKPEFYLWTHKRWKHKIN